One Massilia sp. 9096 genomic window carries:
- a CDS encoding tubulin-like doman-containing protein, translated as MADFPDPATLHQDTLGRSELKVDLRPTLFIGAGGTGMEVMMRIRRRILAAVWNRNHPTRVESLADFPVARFLHFDLDSHAIIDEGKSQRTDPWFELVKLSDEERLVEPLDLPQYHESDDSLARFPLIENWMPLRPKKLRSLGIDPSKGAGQIRALARLYLYDKYPKLRGRIKGALNFLGSNAGIERKENYQRLGLQVDTSKFRIVVIASCAGGTGAGSAIDLGWIAKAIAQQEVSASQVDLVMFMPTGYAKANKERTEANAYATLMELETAMRDMNAQVRWMDPDSVVGRGAPFDDVYFVDTANLANKATMDVKDVYQMVADTLFEDFASADFANRKRSVAVNQQQHKLGPYNPRVPEARFGDMRLSYSKVYSAFGQAVLDTQQSLRDDIRAYELAGLMVKAFFGMAGSDGVGVGNTARRAGDAERDAFMRDQLAMGEHPFAEFPDFRKGTVDVTPFNEYALTDALLMDRDGRSLLERVESKVQLEIDRIMASYDLKLWREKVVELLPNLERDAIREAGATAETSEDRIKRHTGELLAQLRLNVRGRLYMLLDDRKQGGLEFVLSLLEQVKARLAQRDIASAQRNGKRYRDVRDALRTRQVEESLNHLSQAAGRLFGKDAQAREVMNHLKRDIADFLRFHLLAVAAGQSIEVMQSMSGWLGDPLSVDEHGQAQWSGIAGEFQEGRRAVQAMLAAADQRIGQLRSDARVEHATTIKLGADTLPEPPKLTGDVSGWAEEVMVEFGGSARLFQQLGDERLRADLLLKLFRRAQLQLAAGRAAGGNAQASNAPSQDPLLERLNAMSPQERHRVFSEWIRSSMPWINARFSAEFTPSADQFKCFVGVGDPAAWRKLEPEIRAAVPTGYFQGDAVAIVNTGVAGRAVCYIELSGYPMTVLRGLPTWRASYQIENPKIPTHLHFDSTRFRHPISPSMDELNRLADDYEWFLSAIALGVVRRKQDAGDREAAFQPRGQYLFEVEPGSGEWLQIGNEYAIRSNGLPPYYREQVIAAVQQRLKAMGPYRFALLAALMRHYQLRVYEPRLEVDETGAQLPSPSLPNITARRLYEQWMRRATALDPNLSPAQVEAALAQLDAWSESVPDSASDAYQWEVERPVDKRVIRAEFLASDARAASALERRTHANGAPLQGAAAAASGAATEAGTPVAALGPATFLVGATPIAARYKLFVGGAQRGPFALEEVLQQLMRGEIDAATRIWNMAWNPRQDKWKTVGEMPELAAAFDTAIPDPDDGSVPDPE; from the coding sequence ATGGCAGATTTTCCCGATCCCGCGACCCTGCACCAGGACACCCTCGGCCGGTCCGAACTGAAGGTCGACCTGCGCCCGACGCTGTTCATCGGCGCCGGCGGCACCGGCATGGAAGTGATGATGCGCATCCGCCGGCGCATCCTGGCGGCGGTGTGGAACCGCAATCACCCGACCCGCGTCGAATCGCTGGCCGACTTCCCGGTCGCCCGCTTCCTGCACTTCGACCTGGACAGCCACGCCATCATCGACGAGGGCAAGTCGCAGCGCACCGATCCCTGGTTCGAGCTGGTGAAACTGAGCGACGAAGAACGCCTGGTCGAGCCGCTCGACCTGCCGCAGTACCACGAGTCCGACGACAGCCTGGCGCGTTTCCCGCTGATCGAAAACTGGATGCCGCTGCGGCCCAAGAAACTGCGCTCGCTCGGCATCGATCCGTCCAAGGGCGCGGGCCAGATCCGCGCGCTGGCGCGCCTGTACCTGTACGACAAATACCCCAAGCTGAGGGGACGCATCAAGGGTGCGCTGAATTTCCTGGGCAGTAACGCCGGCATCGAGCGCAAGGAAAACTACCAGCGCCTCGGCCTGCAGGTCGACACCTCCAAATTCCGCATCGTCGTGATCGCGTCCTGCGCCGGCGGCACCGGGGCCGGCAGCGCGATCGACCTGGGCTGGATCGCCAAGGCCATCGCCCAGCAGGAAGTCTCGGCCAGCCAGGTCGACCTGGTGATGTTCATGCCGACCGGTTACGCCAAGGCCAACAAGGAACGCACCGAAGCCAACGCCTACGCCACGCTGATGGAACTCGAGACGGCGATGCGCGACATGAACGCGCAGGTGCGCTGGATGGATCCGGACAGCGTGGTCGGGCGCGGCGCGCCGTTCGACGACGTGTATTTCGTCGACACCGCCAACCTCGCCAACAAGGCGACCATGGACGTCAAGGACGTCTACCAGATGGTGGCCGACACGCTGTTCGAGGATTTTGCCTCCGCCGATTTCGCCAACCGCAAGCGCTCGGTCGCGGTCAACCAGCAGCAGCACAAGCTCGGCCCCTACAACCCGCGCGTGCCGGAAGCGCGCTTCGGCGACATGCGCCTGTCCTACTCGAAGGTCTACTCCGCCTTCGGCCAGGCCGTGCTCGACACCCAGCAAAGCCTGCGCGACGACATCCGCGCCTACGAGCTGGCGGGGCTGATGGTCAAGGCCTTCTTCGGCATGGCCGGCAGCGATGGCGTCGGAGTCGGCAACACGGCGCGGCGCGCCGGCGACGCCGAACGCGACGCCTTCATGCGCGACCAGCTGGCGATGGGTGAACACCCGTTTGCCGAGTTCCCCGACTTCCGCAAAGGCACGGTCGACGTCACGCCGTTCAACGAGTATGCGCTCACCGATGCGCTGCTGATGGACCGCGACGGACGCTCGCTGCTGGAACGCGTCGAGAGCAAGGTGCAGCTCGAGATCGACCGCATCATGGCCTCGTACGACCTCAAGTTGTGGCGCGAGAAGGTGGTCGAGCTGCTGCCCAACCTCGAGCGCGATGCGATCCGCGAAGCCGGCGCCACCGCCGAAACCAGCGAAGACCGCATCAAACGCCACACCGGCGAATTGCTGGCCCAGCTGCGCCTGAACGTGCGCGGCCGGCTGTACATGCTGCTCGACGACCGCAAGCAGGGCGGCCTCGAATTCGTGCTGTCGCTGCTCGAGCAGGTCAAGGCGCGTCTGGCCCAGCGCGACATCGCCAGCGCGCAGCGCAACGGCAAGCGCTACCGCGACGTGCGCGATGCGCTGCGCACGCGCCAGGTCGAGGAATCGCTGAATCACCTGTCGCAGGCCGCCGGGCGCCTGTTCGGCAAGGACGCGCAGGCGCGCGAGGTGATGAACCACCTGAAGCGCGACATCGCCGACTTCCTGCGTTTCCACCTGCTGGCGGTGGCGGCGGGGCAGTCGATCGAGGTGATGCAGTCGATGTCCGGCTGGCTGGGTGATCCGCTCAGCGTCGACGAGCACGGCCAGGCGCAGTGGAGCGGCATCGCCGGCGAGTTCCAGGAAGGGCGCCGCGCGGTGCAGGCGATGCTGGCGGCCGCCGACCAGCGTATCGGCCAGCTGCGCTCGGACGCGCGCGTCGAGCACGCGACCACGATCAAGCTCGGCGCCGACACGCTGCCCGAGCCGCCCAAGCTCACGGGCGACGTCAGCGGCTGGGCGGAAGAGGTGATGGTCGAATTCGGCGGCTCGGCGCGCCTGTTCCAGCAGCTCGGTGACGAGCGCCTGCGCGCCGACCTGCTGCTCAAGCTGTTCCGCCGCGCGCAGCTGCAGCTGGCCGCCGGGCGCGCGGCCGGCGGCAATGCACAGGCGAGCAATGCGCCGTCGCAGGACCCGCTGCTGGAGCGTCTCAACGCCATGTCGCCGCAGGAGCGCCACCGCGTGTTCAGCGAATGGATCCGCAGCAGCATGCCCTGGATTAACGCGCGCTTCTCGGCCGAGTTCACGCCCAGCGCCGACCAGTTCAAGTGTTTTGTGGGCGTGGGTGACCCGGCCGCCTGGCGCAAGCTGGAGCCGGAGATCCGCGCCGCGGTCCCGACCGGCTACTTCCAGGGCGACGCGGTGGCCATCGTCAACACCGGCGTCGCCGGCAGGGCGGTGTGCTACATCGAGCTGTCCGGCTACCCGATGACGGTGCTGCGCGGCCTGCCGACCTGGCGCGCCTCGTACCAGATCGAGAACCCCAAGATCCCGACCCACCTGCACTTCGATTCGACCCGGTTCCGTCACCCGATCTCGCCGTCGATGGACGAACTGAACCGCCTGGCCGACGACTACGAATGGTTCCTCTCGGCGATCGCGCTCGGCGTGGTGCGGCGCAAGCAGGACGCGGGCGACCGTGAAGCGGCGTTCCAGCCGCGCGGGCAGTACCTGTTCGAAGTCGAGCCGGGTTCGGGCGAATGGCTCCAGATCGGCAACGAGTACGCGATCCGCTCGAACGGGCTGCCGCCATACTACCGCGAGCAGGTGATCGCCGCCGTGCAGCAGCGCTTGAAAGCCATGGGGCCGTACCGCTTCGCGCTGCTGGCCGCGCTGATGCGCCACTACCAGCTGCGCGTGTACGAGCCGCGCCTGGAAGTCGACGAGACCGGCGCCCAGCTGCCGTCGCCGTCGCTGCCCAACATCACCGCGCGCCGCCTGTACGAGCAATGGATGCGGCGCGCCACCGCGCTCGATCCGAATCTGTCGCCGGCCCAGGTCGAGGCCGCGTTGGCGCAACTGGACGCCTGGAGCGAGAGCGTGCCCGATTCGGCCAGCGACGCTTATCAGTGGGAAGTCGAGCGCCCGGTCGACAAGCGCGTGATCCGCGCCGAATTCCTGGCCTCGGACGCACGTGCGGCGTCGGCGCTGGAGCGGCGCACGCATGCGAATGGTGCGCCGCTGCAGGGGGCGGCCGCGGCAGCTTCAGGCGCGGCGACGGAGGCGGGAACACCGGTCGCTGCGCTCGGTCCGGCCACCTTCCTGGTCGGCGCCACGCCGATCGCGGCGCGCTACAAGCTGTTCGTCGGCGGCGCCCAGCGCGGGCCGTTCGCGCTCGAAGAGGTGCTGCAGCAGCTGATGCGCGGCGAGATCGACGCCGCCACGCGCATCTGGAACATGGCCTGGAATCCGCGCCAGGACAAGTGGAAGACGGTCGGCGAGATGCCCGAACTGGCCGCGGCGTTCGACACCGCGATTCCCGATCCGGACGACGGCAGCGTCCCGGACCCGGAATAA
- a CDS encoding glucan 1,4-alpha-maltotetraohydrolase domain-containing protein: protein MKKILLSALLAAGMMTSAAQAATPTQQNGGSSAIMLQGFHWNSSSYANPDWYNTLMANVGDLAGMGFTHVWFPPPSDSGASQGYLPRQLNVLNSNYGSSAELTNVVSAFRSKGVQSIADIVVNHRVGTTGWSDFTNPNWTTYTIAKGDECNCGLGNADTGDGFSGGRDLDHTNVGEVQNGIKTWLNSTIKQVGFTGLRFDYVKGFSASYVGQYANAFAPDFCVGELWDSLDLNNIDAHRQGLMNWINANGNACGTFDFTTKGLLNDALANGNYWRLKATDGKPQGGIGWWPAMMVTFVDNHDTGPAESCGSGQNLWPVPCGSVMEGYAYVLTHPGIPTVFYPHIYNWNLKTQIAALMKARKAAGVTSTSAVAIQSAQQGLYAAIVTGGTHQLAMKIGPNSWSPGSGWTLQTSGNNYAVWMK, encoded by the coding sequence ATGAAGAAGATCCTACTTTCCGCCCTGCTCGCGGCAGGCATGATGACGTCCGCGGCCCAGGCCGCCACGCCCACCCAGCAGAACGGCGGCAGTTCCGCCATCATGCTGCAGGGCTTCCACTGGAATTCGTCCAGCTACGCCAATCCGGACTGGTACAACACCCTGATGGCCAACGTCGGCGACCTGGCCGGCATGGGCTTCACCCATGTCTGGTTCCCGCCGCCATCGGATTCCGGCGCGTCGCAGGGCTACCTGCCGCGCCAGCTGAACGTGCTCAACTCGAACTACGGCAGCTCGGCCGAACTGACCAACGTGGTCAGCGCGTTCAGGAGCAAGGGGGTGCAGTCGATCGCCGACATCGTCGTCAACCACCGCGTTGGCACCACAGGCTGGTCCGACTTCACCAACCCGAACTGGACCACGTACACCATCGCCAAGGGCGACGAGTGCAACTGCGGCCTGGGCAACGCCGACACCGGCGACGGCTTCTCGGGCGGGCGCGACCTCGACCACACCAACGTCGGCGAAGTCCAGAACGGCATCAAGACCTGGCTCAATTCCACCATCAAGCAGGTCGGCTTTACCGGCTTGCGCTTCGACTACGTGAAAGGCTTCAGCGCGAGCTACGTCGGCCAGTATGCGAACGCCTTTGCGCCCGACTTCTGCGTCGGCGAGCTGTGGGATTCGCTCGACCTGAACAACATCGACGCCCACCGCCAGGGCCTGATGAACTGGATCAACGCCAACGGCAACGCCTGCGGCACCTTCGACTTCACCACCAAGGGCCTGCTCAACGACGCCCTCGCCAACGGCAACTACTGGCGCCTGAAAGCCACCGACGGCAAGCCGCAGGGCGGCATCGGCTGGTGGCCGGCGATGATGGTGACCTTCGTCGACAACCACGACACCGGCCCGGCCGAGAGCTGCGGCAGCGGCCAGAACCTGTGGCCTGTGCCCTGCGGCTCGGTCATGGAAGGTTATGCCTACGTCCTGACCCACCCGGGCATCCCGACCGTGTTCTACCCGCACATCTATAACTGGAACCTCAAGACGCAGATCGCGGCGCTGATGAAGGCCCGCAAGGCGGCCGGCGTGACCTCGACGTCTGCGGTGGCCATCCAGTCGGCGCAGCAGGGCCTGTACGCGGCCATCGTCACCGGCGGCACGCACCAGCTGGCGATGAAGATCGGCCCGAACAGCTGGAGCCCGGGCAGCGGCTGGACCCTGCAGACCTCGGGCAACAACTACGCGGTCTGGATGAAGTAA
- a CDS encoding serine hydrolase — translation MQSAFPFRRTGLALLLAALLPAPFSFAQDGAEVHRIETGLRPAVAIQGQPVATRTLAAEMQRLHVPGVSVAVIRNGKVAWAKGYGVAYGDGPAVTPATLFQAASISKPVSALGALRMADAHQLDLDADINSELTSWKLPPGPAGSHATLRQLLSHTAGTTVSGFPGYAPDAPLPTLVQVLDGTPPANTKPIRIDTPPGSIWRYSGGGYAVVQQALIDRGGKPFADLMHDAVLAPLGMNDSSFAQPLPQALAARAALPHDEEGKPYNGGAYVYPELAAAGLWTTPSDLARFALGVQALAAGHSKLLSPRLARAMLQPVKNGYALGFEVEGKGDSLSFGHGGSNAGYQNSLYAFTGHGDGAVVMTNGDQGGELAHGVMRAIAAEYRWPGHQTVLRKTVALAPARRAALAGRYAIEGLGDFEIALHEGQLMFSARGSAFEPLYAASPSVFFVTSRELELRMDKGGDSGRLLSGPYDVQFTRASGGAHP, via the coding sequence ATGCAGTCAGCATTCCCGTTTCGTCGAACCGGCCTGGCCCTGCTGCTGGCCGCCCTGTTGCCAGCGCCGTTTTCGTTCGCCCAGGACGGCGCCGAGGTCCACCGCATCGAGACAGGCCTGCGCCCGGCCGTGGCCATCCAGGGCCAGCCGGTGGCCACGCGCACGCTGGCAGCCGAGATGCAGCGCCTGCACGTGCCTGGAGTCAGCGTCGCAGTGATCCGCAACGGCAAGGTCGCCTGGGCCAAGGGCTATGGCGTGGCTTACGGAGACGGCCCGGCCGTCACCCCGGCTACGCTGTTCCAGGCAGCTTCGATCAGCAAGCCGGTCAGCGCCCTCGGCGCGTTGCGCATGGCCGATGCGCACCAGCTCGACCTGGACGCCGACATCAACAGCGAACTCACGAGCTGGAAGCTGCCTCCCGGCCCCGCCGGCAGCCATGCGACGCTGCGCCAGCTGCTGTCGCATACCGCCGGCACGACCGTCTCCGGCTTTCCCGGTTATGCGCCCGACGCGCCGCTGCCGACGCTGGTGCAGGTGCTCGACGGGACACCGCCGGCCAACACCAAGCCGATACGCATCGACACGCCGCCGGGCAGCATCTGGCGCTACTCGGGCGGCGGCTACGCCGTCGTCCAGCAGGCGCTGATCGACCGCGGCGGCAAACCCTTCGCCGATCTGATGCACGACGCCGTCCTGGCGCCGCTGGGCATGAACGACAGCAGCTTTGCCCAGCCGCTGCCGCAGGCGCTGGCGGCGCGCGCCGCCCTGCCCCACGACGAGGAGGGCAAGCCGTACAACGGCGGCGCCTACGTCTACCCGGAACTGGCGGCGGCCGGCCTGTGGACCACGCCGAGCGACCTGGCGCGCTTCGCGCTCGGCGTGCAGGCGCTGGCGGCGGGACACAGCAAGCTGCTGTCCCCTAGGCTGGCGCGCGCCATGCTGCAGCCGGTGAAGAATGGCTATGCGCTCGGCTTCGAGGTCGAAGGCAAGGGCGACAGCCTGTCCTTCGGCCATGGCGGCAGCAATGCCGGCTACCAGAATTCGCTGTACGCCTTCACGGGCCACGGCGACGGCGCGGTCGTGATGACCAACGGCGACCAGGGCGGCGAGCTGGCCCACGGCGTCATGCGCGCCATCGCCGCGGAGTACCGATGGCCCGGCCACCAGACCGTACTGCGCAAGACGGTGGCGCTGGCCCCGGCCAGGCGCGCCGCCTTGGCCGGCCGCTACGCGATTGAAGGCCTGGGCGACTTCGAGATCGCCCTGCACGAGGGCCAGCTGATGTTCTCGGCGCGCGGCAGCGCCTTCGAACCCTTGTACGCGGCGTCGCCGAGTGTGTTCTTCGTGACCTCGCGCGAGCTCGAACTGCGCATGGACAAGGGCGGCGACAGCGGCCGTTTGCTGTCCGGCCCCTACGACGTGCAGTTCACGCGCGCGAGCGGCGGCGCCCATCCCTGA
- a CDS encoding phytanoyl-CoA dioxygenase family protein: MLTQEQRDQYQRDGYIVIPGFKPFEAIARLRARAGEIVEAFDPNESRAIFTTRDQARASDAWFLGSDNTVRCFFEEEAFDEHGQLKQAKALSINKIGHAMHDLDPVFEAFTRDPKLAAVARDLGLEQPQIWQSMYIFKQPGIGGEVRWHQDATFFDSTPISVTTFWFALEDATVDNGCLWVEPGGHRGPLRERFLRDGDAIAMEKLDATPWPDDGGAVPLEAKAGSLVCFHGLLPHYSAPNRSPVSRHAFTLHATDGRTTYSPRNWIQRDASLPVRGFE, from the coding sequence ATGCTCACCCAGGAACAACGCGACCAGTACCAGCGCGACGGCTACATCGTCATCCCCGGCTTCAAACCGTTCGAGGCCATCGCGCGCCTGCGCGCGCGCGCGGGCGAGATCGTCGAGGCCTTCGACCCGAACGAATCGCGCGCGATTTTCACCACGCGCGACCAGGCCCGCGCCAGCGACGCCTGGTTTCTCGGCTCGGACAACACGGTGCGCTGCTTTTTCGAGGAAGAAGCGTTTGATGAGCACGGCCAGCTGAAACAGGCCAAGGCCCTGTCGATCAACAAGATCGGCCACGCGATGCACGACCTCGACCCGGTCTTCGAAGCCTTCACGCGCGATCCGAAGCTGGCGGCGGTGGCGCGCGATCTGGGACTGGAGCAGCCGCAGATCTGGCAGTCGATGTACATCTTCAAGCAGCCCGGCATCGGCGGCGAGGTGCGCTGGCACCAGGATGCGACCTTCTTCGATTCCACCCCGATCAGCGTGACCACCTTCTGGTTCGCGCTGGAAGACGCCACGGTCGACAACGGCTGCCTGTGGGTCGAACCGGGCGGCCATCGCGGCCCGCTGCGAGAACGCTTCCTGCGCGACGGCGATGCGATCGCGATGGAAAAGCTGGATGCGACGCCCTGGCCGGACGACGGCGGCGCCGTGCCGCTCGAAGCCAAGGCAGGCAGCCTGGTGTGCTTCCATGGCCTGCTGCCGCACTACAGCGCGCCGAACCGCTCGCCGGTGTCGCGTCATGCGTTCACGCTGCACGCGACCGATGGGCGCACCACGTACTCGCCGCGCAACTGGATCCAGCGCGATGCCAGCCTGCCGGTGCGTGGGTTTGAATGA
- the lplT gene encoding lysophospholipid transporter LplT produces the protein MNSRFFAIVGAQFFSSLADSALFILCVSLITTLAFPAWMTPLLKMGFVLSYILLAPFAGAFADRFPKGRVMLVTNTVKMLGCSLILAKANPLLAYGIVGFGASAYSPAKYGILAEVLPAKRLVAANGWIEGTTVLSMILGTVLGGLISANEHAIAWLQASLPFGRLIDTPVGAAVAVIVLTYLLATLLNLAVVDAGARYARAGRSTGALLRDFFRCNSQLWRDREGRVSLGVTSLFWGAGMVLQILLLAWAQTVLGLGLDQAAMLQGVFALGVAVGAALAGKSVPLVRSLSVMPLGIVMGLGLCCMVFVHSVALAAPLLLAIGVLAGFFVVPMNAILQHRGHHLMSAGQSIAVQNFNENIAILAMSASYAVALQVRLQLDTVLIALGLLIVVVTLGLRAISVAPARA, from the coding sequence ATGAATTCTCGCTTCTTCGCCATCGTAGGTGCGCAATTCTTCTCCTCGCTGGCCGACAGCGCGCTGTTCATCCTGTGCGTCTCCCTGATCACCACGCTGGCCTTCCCTGCATGGATGACGCCGCTGCTGAAGATGGGCTTCGTGCTGTCGTACATCCTGCTCGCGCCCTTCGCCGGTGCCTTCGCCGACCGTTTTCCAAAGGGCCGCGTGATGCTGGTCACCAACACGGTCAAGATGCTGGGCTGCTCGCTGATCCTGGCCAAGGCCAATCCGCTGCTTGCCTACGGCATCGTCGGCTTTGGGGCGTCGGCCTATTCGCCGGCCAAGTACGGCATCCTGGCCGAAGTGCTGCCGGCCAAGCGCCTGGTCGCGGCCAACGGCTGGATCGAAGGCACGACCGTGCTGTCGATGATCCTCGGCACCGTGCTGGGCGGGCTGATCTCGGCCAACGAACACGCCATCGCCTGGCTGCAGGCCAGCCTGCCGTTCGGGCGCCTGATCGACACCCCGGTCGGCGCCGCGGTCGCGGTGATCGTTCTCACTTACCTGCTGGCCACGCTGCTCAACCTGGCCGTGGTCGACGCGGGTGCGCGTTACGCGCGCGCGGGACGCTCGACAGGGGCCCTGCTGCGCGACTTCTTCCGCTGTAATTCGCAGCTGTGGCGCGACCGCGAAGGCCGCGTCTCGCTCGGCGTGACCTCGCTGTTCTGGGGCGCCGGCATGGTCCTGCAGATCCTGCTGCTGGCCTGGGCGCAGACGGTGCTCGGCCTCGGCCTGGACCAGGCGGCGATGCTGCAGGGCGTGTTCGCGCTCGGCGTCGCGGTCGGCGCGGCGCTGGCCGGCAAATCGGTGCCGCTGGTGCGCTCGCTGTCCGTCATGCCGCTCGGGATCGTAATGGGCCTGGGCCTGTGCTGCATGGTGTTCGTGCATTCGGTCGCGCTGGCGGCGCCGCTGCTGCTCGCGATCGGCGTGCTGGCCGGCTTTTTCGTGGTCCCGATGAACGCCATCCTGCAGCATCGCGGCCATCACCTGATGAGCGCCGGCCAGTCGATCGCAGTGCAGAACTTCAACGAGAACATCGCCATCCTCGCGATGTCCGCCAGCTACGCGGTGGCGCTGCAAGTGCGGCTGCAGCTCGACACCGTGCTGATCGCGCTGGGGCTCCTGATCGTCGTGGTCACGCTCGGCCTGCGCGCGATCTCGGTGGCGCCGGCGCGCGCCTGA
- a CDS encoding DUF3828 domain-containing protein encodes MLILKGNFIKLIVWLGLFLVCQFASRAEAAPQRAPDVVAAEFYGWYLDALSADQDPLSDRYAIFTRYVARPLAARLVERLKSGRPPESDYFIQSGGYRQAWLRGVQARLVRRQGASAEVQVTLGQEERTMRVLALTMVLEDGVWKIRTVGLAGNDVFKSSAEQPVI; translated from the coding sequence ATGTTGATTCTTAAGGGAAATTTTATAAAACTCATAGTCTGGCTGGGCCTGTTTCTGGTCTGCCAGTTCGCCTCCCGCGCCGAGGCGGCCCCGCAGCGCGCGCCGGACGTGGTCGCCGCCGAGTTCTACGGCTGGTACCTGGACGCGCTGAGCGCCGACCAGGACCCGCTCAGCGACCGCTACGCCATCTTCACCCGCTACGTGGCCAGGCCGCTGGCGGCCCGGCTGGTCGAGCGCCTGAAGAGCGGGCGTCCGCCCGAGAGCGACTACTTCATCCAGTCCGGCGGCTACCGCCAGGCGTGGCTGCGCGGCGTGCAGGCCAGGCTGGTGCGCCGGCAAGGTGCGAGCGCCGAGGTGCAGGTCACGCTGGGCCAGGAAGAGCGGACGATGCGCGTGCTGGCGCTGACCATGGTGCTCGAGGATGGCGTCTGGAAGATCCGCACCGTGGGACTCGCGGGAAATGACGTCTTCAAAAGTTCCGCTGAACAGCCTGTTATTTGA